The Deltaproteobacteria bacterium genome contains a region encoding:
- a CDS encoding FKBP-type peptidyl-prolyl cis-trans isomerase → MKKLCLVFIFALAACSNNSKEESPSTSTNAKASVQTPTNIPPPADVAAPPADAERTDSGLASKVLTPGTGDEKPTAADTVVVHYTGWTTDGRMFDSSIIRGQPARFPLRGVIPGWTEGLQLMKVGEKRRFWIPPKLAYGETPSRPGAPAGMLVFDVELQKIIATPKPLPAPPNVNAPPRDAKATPSGLKYRILQKGHDPRHPKATDVVEVHYTGWTTDGRMFDSSVVRGKSAIFPLDRVIPGWTEGLQLMTVGEKCRFWIPAKLAYGEKPARPGAPAGMLVFDVELINIR, encoded by the coding sequence ATGAAAAAATTATGCCTGGTTTTTATTTTTGCTTTGGCTGCCTGTTCAAACAATAGCAAAGAAGAATCACCATCAACTTCTACAAATGCAAAAGCTAGCGTGCAAACCCCCACAAATATTCCGCCGCCTGCAGATGTTGCCGCACCGCCTGCTGATGCTGAGCGTACTGATTCAGGGCTTGCCTCAAAAGTATTAACTCCTGGTACTGGTGATGAAAAACCAACTGCTGCCGACACTGTAGTTGTTCACTATACCGGCTGGACCACTGATGGCCGTATGTTTGATAGCTCAATTATTCGCGGTCAGCCTGCACGTTTTCCCTTGCGCGGTGTTATCCCGGGTTGGACTGAAGGCTTGCAATTAATGAAGGTTGGCGAAAAACGGCGCTTTTGGATACCACCAAAGCTCGCCTATGGTGAAACGCCATCGCGCCCCGGGGCACCCGCAGGCATGCTGGTGTTTGATGTTGAGTTACAAAAAATCATTGCCACACCCAAGCCCCTACCAGCTCCTCCTAATGTAAACGCCCCACCCCGTGATGCAAAAGCCACACCCTCCGGGCTTAAGTATCGTATTTTACAAAAAGGCCATGATCCCCGCCACCCAAAAGCTACCGATGTAGTTGAAGTACATTATACTGGTTGGACCACTGACGGGCGCATGTTTGATAGTTCTGTAGTACGCGGCAAATCAGCAATTTTTCCACTTGATCGTGTGATCCCGGGCTGGACCGAGGGTCTACAATTAATGACCGTTGGCGAAAAATGCCGCTTTTGGATACCAGCTAAACTGGCGTACGGGGAAAAACCAGCACGCCCAGGCGCACCTGCTGGTATGTTAGTATTTGATGTTGAATTGATTAATATCCGCTGA
- a CDS encoding YfhL family 4Fe-4S dicluster ferredoxin encodes MAIMITDECINCGACEPECPNEAISEGADIYVIDASKCTECVGHFNETQCAAVCPVDCCVSDPNNVESEETLIARAKTLHKGKEFADNFPSHFKEK; translated from the coding sequence ATGGCCATAATGATTACCGACGAGTGTATTAATTGCGGAGCTTGTGAACCCGAATGTCCCAATGAGGCAATTAGTGAGGGTGCAGATATTTATGTCATTGATGCAAGTAAATGCACTGAATGTGTAGGGCATTTTAATGAAACTCAGTGTGCCGCAGTTTGTCCGGTTGATTGTTGTGTGTCTGACCCTAATAATGTTGAAAGTGAAGAGACATTGATTGCGCGAGCAAAGACTTTGCATAAAGGCAAAGAGTTTGCTGATAATTTTCCTTCGCATTTTAAAGAAAAATAA
- a CDS encoding FecR domain-containing protein: MFARLVALFVFLAVTPVLAANTGGKLSKVEGQVFVRPPSGDETQGQAGVALIAGTRIRTGKNSSAEVVFADGSLLKLRSNSSILLSGNKRQKQKSSILLFFGHIWSKVSPSPGHTSYEVSTPNAVCGVRGTEFATQVGDDGSLRMQVTEGKVAVDGDSDGSEQVAQKGQQVEANEQGINAPNESSNQPSYEKWQGQKRERLRKNGKNIVQSMKGRILSRKEKLEKFRAEQQKIEQARKEAMARAKEGDKAAIDEIRQLNQKLADLADEIADIGDEANAGFGAVDHFADLANDPRFKLVGKKYIKMEAASLRRIKANLDKMVAEGTDMSMEAMDKMLDDMSKGKGTLREKKGSAADDLFGPDGEMDMH, from the coding sequence ATGTTTGCTCGACTAGTTGCGTTATTCGTGTTTTTAGCAGTTACACCAGTATTAGCAGCTAATACTGGTGGCAAATTGTCTAAGGTAGAAGGTCAAGTCTTCGTTCGCCCACCTTCAGGCGATGAAACTCAGGGTCAAGCAGGCGTTGCTTTAATTGCTGGTACACGAATTCGCACTGGCAAAAACAGTAGCGCCGAGGTCGTTTTTGCTGATGGCTCACTGTTAAAACTACGCAGTAATTCTTCAATTCTTTTATCAGGTAATAAGCGGCAAAAACAAAAAAGCTCTATCTTACTGTTTTTTGGACATATTTGGAGCAAAGTCAGTCCATCACCAGGTCATACCAGCTATGAAGTTTCTACTCCTAATGCGGTCTGTGGTGTGCGTGGTACTGAATTTGCAACGCAAGTTGGTGATGATGGGTCACTGCGCATGCAAGTAACCGAAGGTAAAGTTGCTGTTGATGGTGATAGTGATGGTAGTGAGCAAGTAGCACAAAAAGGGCAACAAGTTGAAGCTAATGAGCAAGGCATCAATGCCCCTAATGAGAGTTCAAATCAGCCAAGCTACGAAAAATGGCAAGGGCAAAAACGTGAGCGTTTACGTAAAAATGGCAAAAATATCGTGCAGTCCATGAAGGGGCGTATTCTAAGCCGCAAAGAAAAATTAGAAAAATTCCGTGCTGAGCAACAAAAAATTGAACAAGCACGCAAAGAAGCTATGGCTCGCGCTAAAGAGGGCGACAAGGCGGCAATTGATGAAATTAGGCAATTAAACCAAAAACTTGCAGATCTCGCAGATGAAATAGCCGATATTGGTGATGAAGCTAATGCTGGTTTTGGTGCAGTTGATCATTTTGCAGACCTGGCAAATGATCCTCGTTTTAAACTAGTAGGTAAAAAATACATAAAAATGGAAGCAGCCAGCCTACGCCGAATTAAAGCAAATCTCGATAAAATGGTGGCTGAAGGTACTGATATGTCTATGGAAGCCATGGATAAAATGCTTGATGATATGAGTAAAGGTAAGGGGACTTTACGTGAGAAAAAAGGCTCAGCAGCTGATGATCTATTTGGCCCAGACGGCGAAATGGATATGCATTAG
- a CDS encoding methyl-accepting chemotaxis protein, which produces MSSFGHTNDGIGVTSSGAKHTLLITLIIVGAPLGVALILTKIWFSVFIGANAPPEVLHIAEQLDSWFFWTFFFASIAAVALLHWRNRGISESSLGLTAIIAHLRRGRLQEAITVGIQNGVLPPEIENALTSITPSQDKIKRLVNEPRRSLEAMSMSLTPLSEGLSQQSASVQEISRSLTERLVFHKELSENLDGLSHSAEESSSSVLQMVAINNEVRENIHNLSMSVQETTTAIEEMTFSSKEVAKNIEELSTAAEETAASMNQMDVSISQVETNATETSKLSETVTKDAETGVAAINRTIEGIDKIKESSRVAADVISSLGQKISKIGNILNVIDDVAEQTNLLALNAAIIAAQAGEHGRGFAVVADEIKALAERTGASTKEIAELIKGVQDESKNAVSVMSKGVDDVEEGVRLGHDAESALRKIVDSAKRSTLMIQAIAQATVEQAKGSKQVTNAIGHIAATVQQIAFATAEQAKGSEQIMQSAERMKIITQQVERSADEQNRGGRQVTEAIENIREKVERITIAAREQTQDNERVATASTQLFNASERALESSHQIEKLLGQTSSHLDDLVSTVSN; this is translated from the coding sequence ATGAGCTCATTCGGGCATACCAACGACGGTATAGGGGTAACCTCATCGGGGGCAAAGCATACTTTGCTTATAACCCTTATAATTGTAGGCGCACCACTAGGTGTCGCTTTAATTCTCACTAAAATTTGGTTTTCGGTTTTTATCGGGGCCAACGCCCCACCAGAAGTTTTACACATTGCCGAACAACTAGATTCTTGGTTTTTCTGGACCTTCTTTTTTGCAAGTATCGCCGCAGTAGCACTCTTACATTGGCGAAATAGGGGTATCTCTGAAAGCAGCCTAGGATTAACTGCTATCATTGCCCATCTACGTCGTGGCCGTTTGCAAGAAGCGATTACTGTTGGCATACAAAACGGAGTTCTACCTCCTGAAATAGAAAATGCCTTAACAAGTATCACTCCTAGCCAAGATAAAATTAAACGCCTTGTTAACGAGCCGCGGCGCTCATTAGAAGCAATGTCAATGTCGTTAACGCCACTTTCTGAGGGGCTTAGTCAGCAGTCGGCATCAGTGCAAGAAATTAGTCGATCACTAACCGAACGACTAGTATTTCACAAAGAGCTTTCTGAAAACCTTGATGGTTTATCACACTCGGCTGAAGAATCATCTTCTTCTGTGCTACAAATGGTAGCAATCAACAATGAAGTACGAGAAAATATTCATAATCTATCAATGTCAGTACAAGAAACTACTACTGCCATTGAAGAAATGACCTTTTCATCAAAAGAAGTTGCTAAAAATATCGAAGAGCTCTCCACTGCCGCTGAAGAAACTGCAGCATCCATGAATCAAATGGATGTATCGATTTCACAAGTAGAAACAAATGCAACTGAAACTTCAAAACTTTCAGAGACGGTTACCAAAGATGCCGAAACTGGAGTGGCAGCAATCAATCGTACTATCGAAGGTATAGACAAAATTAAAGAGTCAAGCCGGGTTGCTGCTGATGTCATTAGTTCTCTTGGCCAGAAAATCAGTAAAATTGGCAATATATTAAATGTTATTGATGATGTTGCCGAACAAACCAATTTGCTTGCGCTTAATGCTGCAATTATTGCAGCACAAGCTGGTGAGCACGGGCGTGGCTTTGCAGTAGTCGCTGATGAAATTAAAGCTCTTGCTGAACGTACTGGTGCATCAACCAAAGAAATTGCTGAACTAATTAAAGGCGTTCAAGATGAATCAAAGAATGCCGTCTCGGTGATGTCTAAAGGTGTTGATGACGTTGAAGAAGGTGTACGTCTTGGTCATGATGCCGAAAGTGCTCTTCGTAAAATCGTTGATTCTGCTAAGCGTTCAACCTTGATGATTCAAGCGATTGCACAAGCAACTGTTGAACAGGCGAAAGGCTCAAAGCAAGTTACTAACGCTATCGGACATATTGCCGCTACCGTTCAACAAATTGCTTTTGCTACTGCCGAACAGGCCAAGGGTTCTGAACAAATTATGCAGAGCGCTGAGCGTATGAAAATTATTACTCAACAAGTTGAACGTTCAGCCGACGAACAAAATCGCGGCGGACGACAAGTTACTGAGGCTATTGAAAATATTCGTGAGAAAGTCGAGCGCATTACTATAGCAGCTCGCGAACAAACTCAAGACAATGAACGCGTTGCGACAGCATCGACACAGTTATTTAATGCTAGTGAACGAGCGCTTGAATCTAGTCACCAAATCGAAAAATTACTTGGTCAAACCTCTTCCCATCTTGATGATTTGGTAAGCACAGTTAGTAACTAG
- a CDS encoding twin-arginine translocase TatA/TatE family subunit — protein sequence MFGIGFTEILVIVLAALLIFGPEKLPELAKYLGRGMRELRRVNNDLHNSFQEAMYAEESKAAKESPYLNNDDSNQPKEKQLPAPIDSNSKQSSSEVLNKNNNIDSNNAQKGQGSN from the coding sequence ATGTTCGGTATTGGTTTCACTGAAATTTTAGTTATCGTTTTAGCGGCTCTATTAATTTTTGGCCCCGAAAAACTACCTGAGCTTGCCAAATATCTCGGTAGAGGTATGCGTGAATTACGCCGGGTAAATAACGATCTACACAATAGCTTTCAGGAAGCAATGTATGCAGAAGAATCTAAAGCTGCAAAAGAATCTCCATACTTAAATAATGACGATAGTAATCAGCCAAAAGAAAAACAGTTACCCGCCCCTATTGATTCTAATTCTAAGCAATCATCGAGTGAAGTCCTTAATAAAAATAATAATATCGACAGCAATAATGCTCAAAAAGGCCAAGGTTCTAATTAA
- the tatC gene encoding twin-arginine translocase subunit TatC codes for MSVGDRFTIRENASDGRMTFFEHLGELRRRLLYCIALLFIVAVVSLSFAPEMFEWLRGPLLYLPHQKLIVLSPIELYITYLKLGVLAAIFISSPFLLLQLWLFVAPGLYPQEKRWLGPFVIIGSLFFVAGGAFAYYIVLPLGFKFVVSQMPETISAQYSVAIYFKLVIQLILAFGIVFELPLIMWILSAAGIVTPKFFSRMRRYWLIASLIIGALLTPPDPFTQILMAVPLIAFYEIGVFGAKIMHRRRNHQRESNTQTTATSNINNGG; via the coding sequence ATGTCAGTTGGCGATCGCTTCACAATTAGAGAAAATGCTAGTGACGGTCGCATGACCTTTTTTGAACATTTAGGTGAACTTCGCCGTCGTTTGCTCTATTGTATAGCTTTGCTATTTATAGTTGCGGTGGTAAGCCTCTCATTTGCTCCTGAAATGTTTGAGTGGCTACGTGGTCCTTTGTTGTATTTGCCACATCAAAAACTAATTGTCCTTTCACCAATTGAACTTTATATTACTTATTTAAAACTTGGCGTTTTAGCAGCAATTTTTATAAGTTCACCATTTCTACTATTACAGCTATGGTTATTCGTAGCCCCTGGACTTTACCCGCAAGAAAAACGTTGGCTTGGTCCATTTGTAATTATTGGTAGTCTCTTTTTTGTCGCTGGTGGGGCTTTTGCTTATTATATTGTGTTGCCTTTGGGATTTAAATTTGTGGTTTCACAAATGCCTGAAACTATTTCAGCACAATATTCAGTAGCAATATATTTTAAGTTAGTGATTCAACTCATCCTAGCTTTTGGGATTGTCTTTGAATTACCCCTTATCATGTGGATTTTATCTGCCGCGGGGATTGTTACACCGAAGTTTTTTTCACGCATGCGACGCTATTGGCTTATTGCTTCTTTAATAATAGGAGCCTTGCTTACACCCCCAGACCCTTTTACTCAAATTCTCATGGCCGTACCGCTTATAGCTTTTTATGAAATTGGTGTATTTGGGGCAAAAATTATGCATCGACGGCGTAACCATCAGCGTGAAAGCAACACACAAACTACAGCTACCTCCAACATTAATAATGGGGGATAA
- a CDS encoding ABC transporter ATP-binding protein: MAARRNNKQASKIKVTYAIRLQDVSRRLGEFWALAHINLEIKTGTTLLLTGDNGAGKTTLLKVIATLLKPNFGNLELFGTKVDHNLQQFRHRIELISHASFLYEAHTGRESLSFIANIRGQFDNKQIDELLKQVSLIKYADRLIMTYSAGMRRRLLIARLLLKQPEIALLDEPWSQLDSNAIELMDITIKKLLQTNTTVVLATHDIEHAKNLCQQRVTMAHGKIIEQTK; the protein is encoded by the coding sequence ATGGCGGCGCGTAGAAATAATAAACAAGCGTCGAAAATTAAAGTGACATACGCTATCCGTTTACAAGATGTCTCTCGTCGCTTAGGTGAGTTTTGGGCTTTAGCGCACATTAATCTTGAAATTAAAACTGGAACTACTCTCTTGCTCACCGGGGATAACGGTGCTGGTAAAACCACTTTACTAAAAGTGATTGCAACTTTGCTAAAACCTAATTTTGGTAACCTAGAACTTTTTGGCACTAAGGTTGATCATAATTTACAGCAATTTCGTCATCGTATAGAGCTAATAAGTCACGCTTCATTTTTATACGAAGCACATACTGGACGAGAGAGTTTATCATTTATCGCCAATATACGTGGTCAGTTTGATAATAAACAAATCGATGAACTACTTAAACAAGTTAGTTTAATTAAATATGCTGATCGCTTAATTATGACCTACTCAGCAGGTATGCGACGTCGTTTATTGATCGCTAGACTTTTACTTAAACAACCCGAAATTGCACTACTTGATGAACCATGGAGTCAACTTGATAGTAATGCTATAGAGCTAATGGATATCACTATTAAAAAACTATTACAGACTAATACCACAGTTGTGTTAGCTACCCATGATATAGAGCATGCCAAAAATCTATGTCAGCAAAGAGTAACCATGGCACACGGTAAAATTATTGAGCAAACAAAATGA
- a CDS encoding heme exporter protein CcmB, giving the protein MRLLVSWRHLFLIARKDIVLEWRSRARISATVFFAIITLLLFSFAIGPNLNSLSQNAPGFFWLAIFLSSVLSLGESMRIENENSAINCLRLLPVSAATIFLAKSLVNTCFLFILSLVLLPFMIILYDVKVTFTILPLFGVLALGTAAISAPGTLFSWLAIKARAKDILLPLLLFPIVIPNLLATVKATSLIFNNDPTDQIYTWLLLLFCFNLIYWFVCGLLFEHVIEE; this is encoded by the coding sequence ATGAGATTATTGGTATCATGGCGTCATCTTTTTTTAATTGCTCGCAAAGACATAGTGCTTGAGTGGCGCAGCCGTGCTCGTATTAGTGCTACAGTTTTCTTCGCAATCATTACCCTGTTACTATTTTCTTTTGCTATCGGCCCTAATTTAAATTCCCTTAGCCAAAATGCGCCCGGTTTTTTTTGGTTAGCGATTTTTCTATCTAGCGTATTATCTCTAGGCGAATCAATGAGAATCGAAAATGAAAATAGCGCTATTAATTGTTTACGATTACTGCCTGTTTCTGCAGCCACGATTTTTTTAGCTAAAAGTTTAGTTAACACTTGTTTTTTATTTATTCTTAGTTTGGTTTTGCTTCCGTTTATGATCATTCTCTATGATGTCAAAGTAACCTTTACAATCTTGCCGCTATTTGGTGTGCTGGCGCTAGGTACTGCTGCGATAAGTGCACCTGGTACGCTATTTTCTTGGCTAGCAATAAAAGCTCGTGCAAAGGATATATTACTACCTTTATTATTATTTCCAATTGTTATCCCAAATCTTCTGGCTACAGTGAAAGCCACTTCGCTCATTTTTAATAACGATCCAACAGACCAAATATATACATGGTTACTATTGTTGTTTTGCTTCAATTTAATTTATTGGTTTGTCTGCGGGTTACTTTTTGAACACGTCATTGAGGAGTAG
- the ccsA gene encoding cytochrome c biogenesis protein CcsA: protein MQIFWRVALPILSIVLLAFGSYLALFVVPREVFMGDVYRIVFVHVPTAWMAMLAFTINFFASIYYLLKSNAGADALAEASAAVGVFFATLLLITGSIWGRPTWGVWWTWDPRLTTAAVMWMAFGGYLTLRKIVIDTHQRAIWSAVVAIIIFVDIPLVWFSVKWWNSLHQVQSSASDLFVGMRLTLAVNAVAFLCIMVWLIYMRYILARRTHIRFLLPPVDDIDKDLK, encoded by the coding sequence ATGCAAATATTCTGGCGAGTAGCCCTACCAATACTATCTATAGTCTTACTTGCATTTGGTAGTTATCTTGCACTTTTTGTAGTACCACGCGAAGTTTTTATGGGTGATGTTTATCGCATAGTTTTTGTTCATGTGCCGACGGCATGGATGGCAATGTTGGCTTTTACAATTAATTTTTTCGCTAGCATCTATTACCTATTAAAATCTAATGCCGGCGCTGACGCGTTAGCTGAGGCCAGCGCTGCAGTAGGTGTTTTTTTCGCAACCTTACTTTTAATTACTGGTTCGATTTGGGGACGACCAACTTGGGGGGTCTGGTGGACTTGGGATCCACGACTTACCACCGCTGCGGTTATGTGGATGGCATTTGGTGGCTATCTGACATTGCGCAAAATTGTTATCGATACCCACCAACGAGCCATCTGGTCTGCGGTTGTCGCAATAATTATTTTTGTTGATATACCCCTCGTATGGTTTTCAGTAAAATGGTGGAACAGTTTACATCAAGTACAATCATCAGCAAGTGACCTCTTTGTTGGCATGCGTTTAACGCTTGCCGTCAATGCTGTAGCATTTTTATGCATCATGGTTTGGTTAATTTATATGCGCTATATTTTAGCCAGACGGACGCATATAAGGTTTTTATTACCACCAGTTGATGATATAGATAAGGACCTAAAATAA
- a CDS encoding cytochrome c maturation protein CcmE, producing MLNKKNKKLFLLLFFASITIALGIFLFKRIEKNIIYYWTPEELIAQGEAAYNKDIRLGGIVCNDSFDFSEDNKLLYFFVGMNSKCDSAKIKILTQNPPPQMLREGTGVVIEGRNLGKLFTAERLMVKHSSNYHPKTDEPAHIITK from the coding sequence ATGTTAAACAAGAAAAATAAAAAACTATTTCTGCTATTATTCTTTGCCTCAATTACAATTGCGCTAGGTATATTTTTATTTAAGCGTATTGAAAAAAATATAATTTATTATTGGACTCCCGAAGAATTAATCGCCCAAGGCGAAGCCGCGTATAACAAAGATATTCGCTTAGGCGGGATTGTCTGTAATGACTCGTTTGATTTTAGTGAAGATAATAAACTTCTATATTTTTTTGTAGGTATGAATTCAAAATGCGACAGTGCAAAAATTAAAATTTTAACCCAAAATCCCCCCCCACAAATGCTGCGTGAGGGTACTGGAGTAGTCATTGAGGGGCGTAATTTGGGTAAACTTTTTACAGCTGAACGTTTAATGGTTAAACATTCTAGCAATTATCATCCAAAAACTGATGAACCTGCCCATATTATAACAAAGTAA